TGATTTAATAAAAACTTCAATACTCTATTCAATAATCGGATTAATTATTTATTTTTTTGTAGAAAGGGTTAAAGGTTTGAAGAGGGAAATACTTTTTTTTACCTTATTTGCAATTACTGTAACAAGTTCAGTAAATCTTGCTGGTGTTCTTGTTGTCTTTGCAATCCTTGTTGTCCCGGCTTATGTGACCTTTTTTTTCATTAAAAAATTTTCTTTGAGATTAATAGCTTCCTGGATATTTGGAATTTTAATAAACATTCTTTCAATTCTTATTTCTTATTTTTTAGATTTACCAACAGGTTATACTATTGTTGCTTTTTATTCCTTATCTGCAATTATTATTTCTATGTTTTTTAAATAGTTTTTTAATATGAACATAAATGAGATGGTTAAGGAAATTTTTTCTTTAAATTCTCTTTTAGTTTTGACAGGTGCTGGTGTTTCACAAGAAAGTGGTGTTCCAACATTCAGGGGTAAAGATGGATTATGGAAAAATTATGATGCAAAGGAACTTGCAACACCTCATGCTTTTGAAAAGAATCCCAAACTTGTATGGGAATGGTATAATTGGAGAAGAAAAATAATTTTAAAAGCCAAACCAAATTCTGCCCATTATGGAATTAAAAAGTTAGAAGAGATTATTCCTGATTTTTTGCTTGTAACCCAGAATGTAGATGATTTGCATAGGGAAGCAGGTTCAAAAAAAATAGTAGAAATTCATGGTAATATTTTTAGAACAAGATGTACAGTTTGTAATAAAAAAGAGTTTGATAAAAAAGTATTCAAAGATGAAGAATTGCCTCCTAAATGTAAAACTTGTGGTAGTCTTTTAAGACCTGATGTTGTATGGTTTGGAGAACCTATTGATGAGATTATTTTTTCAAGTATTTTAGAATTCCTTTTAAGATGTGATGCAATTCTTGTTGTTGGAACATCTCTATTGGTTTATCCTGCTGCTTCTATTCCTTTTTATATAAAGGAAAAAGGGGGAAAAGTTTTTGAGATAAATTTAGAGCCAACACAGATTTCAGGAATTTCTGATATAAGTATTTTTGGAAAGGCTGGTGAAATTTTTGAAAAATTTATTAATATTATTACTTAATAAATATTTCAACTTTATATTTTTGTTTCAGAAAATTTAAGATTGAGTCTTTTTTTGCTTGGGTTTTTTGAAGGTATAAATAGGAATTTATTATTTTTAATAAATCTTCTTTCTTTGAATCTGTTTTCTTTTCGTCAATAAGCTTAACTATAGCATATCTAAAGGGAGATAT
The window above is part of the candidate division WOR-3 bacterium genome. Proteins encoded here:
- a CDS encoding NAD-dependent deacylase, with protein sequence MNINEMVKEIFSLNSLLVLTGAGVSQESGVPTFRGKDGLWKNYDAKELATPHAFEKNPKLVWEWYNWRRKIILKAKPNSAHYGIKKLEEIIPDFLLVTQNVDDLHREAGSKKIVEIHGNIFRTRCTVCNKKEFDKKVFKDEELPPKCKTCGSLLRPDVVWFGEPIDEIIFSSILEFLLRCDAILVVGTSLLVYPAASIPFYIKEKGGKVFEINLEPTQISGISDISIFGKAGEIFEKFINIIT